The Streptomyces armeniacus genomic interval GCGCGAGCGCGTACGCCGCGGGCGCCTCGCCCTCGACCTGCTCGCCCGGCTCGGCGCCGACACCGGGATGTCACCACCGGGCTCACGACTGCCCGGACCGCTCGACCGCTTCCCCGCCCCCGCCAACGAAGGGAACTGACAGTCATGCGCAGCTCGAGAAGCCCGTACGCACGGCGCGCCACCACCGCCGCCGGAACCCTGCTCGCCCTGTCCCTCGCGGCGACCGCCTGCGGTCAGCAGAGCGAGGGCGGCAGCGACGAGAAGAAGGGCAGTGCCGAGGACGCGACCATCGGCATCGCCATGCCCACCAAGTCCTCGGAACGCTGGATAGCCGACGGCAAGAACATGGTGAAGCAGTTCGAGGCCAAGGGCTACGAGACCGACCTCCAGTACGGCGACGACAAGGTCGAGAACCAGGTCGCGCAGATCGAGAACATGATCTCCAAGGGGCACGACGCCCTGGTGATCGCGGCGATCGACGGCAGCGCGCTGACCAACGTGCTGAGCCAGGCCAAGGACCGGGACATCCCCGTCATCTCCTACGACCGCCTCATCACCGGCACCGAGAACGTCGACTACTACGCCAGCTTCGACAACGAGCGGGTCGGCAAGCTCCAGGGGCAGTACATCGTCGACAAGCTGGAGCTGGAGAAGGCCCGCGACGAGAAGTTCAACGTCGAGCTCTTCGCCGGATCGCCCGACGACAACAACACCAAGTACTTCTGGGACGGCGCGATGAGCGCCCTCAAGCCGTACATCGAGCGCAAGCAGCTGACCGTACGCAGCGGGCAGACGAAGATGAGCCAGGTCACCACGTTGCGCTGGGACGGCGGCACGGCGCAGAAGCGCATGGACGACCTGCTGTCCAAGAACTACGGGTCCGCCCGCGTCGACGCGGTGCTCTCGCCCTACGACGGGATCTCCATCGGCGTCATCTCCGCGCTCAAGAGCACCGGTTACGGCACGGAGTCCAAGCCGTACCCCGTCATCACCGGGCAGGACGCCGAACTCGCCTCCGTGAAGTCCATCCTCCGCGGCCAGCAGACGCAGACGGTCTTCAAGGACACCCGCGAACTCGCCAAGCAGACCGTCGCGATGACCGACGCCGTGCTCAACGACAAGAAGCCCAAGGTCAACGACACCAAGAGCTACGACAACGGGAAGAAGGTCGTCCCCTCCTACCTGCTGGACCCGGTGAGCGTCGACAAGTCCAACACCCAGATGCTCGTCGACCAGGGCTACTACAAGGCCGGGCAGCTCAAGTGACACGGCCGATCCTGGAAATGCGCTCGATCACCAAGACCTTTCCCGGGGTCAAGGCGCTCTCCGGTGTCGAGCTGGAGGTGCGCCAGGGCGAGATCCACGCCATCTGCGGCGAGAACGGCGCGGGCAAGTCCACCCTGATGAAGGTGCTCAGCGGAGTGC includes:
- the chvE gene encoding multiple monosaccharide ABC transporter substrate-binding protein — encoded protein: MRSSRSPYARRATTAAGTLLALSLAATACGQQSEGGSDEKKGSAEDATIGIAMPTKSSERWIADGKNMVKQFEAKGYETDLQYGDDKVENQVAQIENMISKGHDALVIAAIDGSALTNVLSQAKDRDIPVISYDRLITGTENVDYYASFDNERVGKLQGQYIVDKLELEKARDEKFNVELFAGSPDDNNTKYFWDGAMSALKPYIERKQLTVRSGQTKMSQVTTLRWDGGTAQKRMDDLLSKNYGSARVDAVLSPYDGISIGVISALKSTGYGTESKPYPVITGQDAELASVKSILRGQQTQTVFKDTRELAKQTVAMTDAVLNDKKPKVNDTKSYDNGKKVVPSYLLDPVSVDKSNTQMLVDQGYYKAGQLK